From Streptomyces sp. TLI_105, the proteins below share one genomic window:
- the pnuC gene encoding nicotinamide riboside transporter PnuC: protein MSLADVLEPLQQPLFTVLDTPVSWTEVLGFGSGALCVWLVARQHLANWPIGIANNLFFVLLFTQAGLYADAGLQIVFIALAVYGWWTWTHGGGPGSDDLPVRRTTRTEWTWLLTAGAVGTLALTLLLDRVTDSTVPFWDALTTALSLTATYGQCRKRLESWWLWIAADVVYVPLYAYKGLYLTSLLYVGFMTLCAIGLRGWTRDLTGSPRPAGAAA, encoded by the coding sequence GTGAGCCTCGCAGACGTACTCGAACCCCTGCAGCAGCCGCTCTTCACCGTCCTGGACACCCCGGTCAGCTGGACCGAGGTCCTGGGATTCGGCAGCGGAGCCCTCTGCGTCTGGCTCGTCGCCCGCCAGCACCTGGCCAACTGGCCCATCGGCATCGCCAACAACCTCTTCTTCGTCCTGCTCTTCACCCAGGCCGGGCTCTACGCCGACGCCGGCCTCCAGATCGTCTTCATCGCCCTCGCCGTGTACGGCTGGTGGACCTGGACCCACGGGGGTGGACCAGGCTCCGACGACCTCCCGGTGCGCCGCACCACACGCACCGAGTGGACGTGGCTGCTCACGGCGGGGGCGGTGGGGACCCTCGCGCTCACCCTGCTCCTCGACCGCGTCACCGACTCGACCGTCCCCTTCTGGGACGCCCTCACCACCGCGCTCTCCCTGACGGCGACCTACGGCCAGTGCCGCAAGCGCCTGGAGTCCTGGTGGCTCTGGATCGCCGCCGACGTCGTCTACGTCCCGCTGTACGCGTACAAGGGGCTCTACCTGACCTCCCTGCTGTACGTCGGCTTCATGACGCTCTGCGCCATCGGCCTGCGCGGCTGGACCAGGGACCTCACGGGCTCCCCCCGACCGGCGGGGGCGGCCGCGTGA
- a CDS encoding ScpA family protein: MRHASDETSRPPGRRPLGRGPGGTPEPAPATPPEAPEAPDVPGTPEAADAPGTPETPEVSGGGVPEGGDGRFTVRLSNFEGPFDLLLQLITKHKLDVTEVALSRVTDEFMAHLRALGPDGDLDQTTEFLVVAATLLDLKAARLLPAAEVEDEADLALLEARDLLFARLLQYRAYKRIAEIFEERWEAEGHRHPRTVGLEPHHAELLPEVVISIGAEGFARLAAKAMQPKAEPQVYVDHIHAPLVSVRDQAAVVVALLRERGSAGFRELIEDAGDTLTVVARFLALLELYREKAVALDQETALGDLTVSWTGGETDPSAAVTDEFDQEATA, from the coding sequence ATGCGCCACGCCTCTGACGAAACGTCCCGCCCGCCGGGCCGCCGCCCCCTGGGCCGCGGCCCGGGCGGGACACCGGAGCCGGCGCCCGCCACTCCGCCCGAGGCCCCGGAGGCCCCGGATGTCCCAGGGACGCCCGAGGCCGCGGATGCCCCAGGGACGCCCGAGACCCCGGAGGTGTCCGGCGGCGGGGTGCCCGAGGGTGGGGACGGGCGGTTCACCGTGCGGCTCTCGAACTTCGAGGGGCCCTTCGACCTGCTCCTCCAGCTGATCACCAAGCACAAGCTCGACGTCACCGAGGTCGCCCTCTCCCGGGTGACCGACGAGTTCATGGCGCACCTGCGGGCCCTCGGTCCCGACGGGGACCTCGACCAGACCACCGAGTTCCTCGTCGTCGCCGCCACCCTGCTCGACCTGAAGGCCGCCCGGCTGCTCCCCGCGGCCGAGGTGGAGGACGAGGCCGACCTCGCCCTCCTGGAGGCCCGCGACCTGCTCTTCGCCCGGCTCCTGCAGTACCGCGCGTACAAGCGGATCGCCGAGATCTTCGAGGAGCGCTGGGAGGCCGAGGGCCATCGCCACCCCCGTACCGTCGGACTCGAACCGCACCACGCCGAGCTGCTCCCCGAGGTCGTCATCTCCATCGGCGCCGAGGGCTTCGCCAGGCTCGCCGCCAAGGCCATGCAGCCCAAGGCCGAGCCCCAGGTGTACGTCGACCACATCCACGCCCCGCTCGTCAGCGTCCGGGACCAGGCCGCCGTGGTCGTCGCCCTGCTCCGCGAGCGCGGCTCGGCCGGCTTCCGGGAGCTGATCGAGGACGCCGGCGACACCCTCACCGTCGTCGCCCGCTTCCTCGCCCTCCTGGAGCTCTACCGGGAGAAGGCCGTCGCCCTCGACCAGGAGACCGCCCTCGGGGACCTCACGGTCTCCTGGACCGGCGGGGAGACGGACCCGTCCGCGGCCGTGACCGACGAATTCGACCAGGAGGCCACCGCGTGA
- the scpB gene encoding SMC-Scp complex subunit ScpB produces the protein MSDLKPALEAVLMVVDEPATEEHLAKVLERAPAEVADALHELAEEYTAQGRGFELRRVAGGWRYYTRPAFAPAVEAFVLEGQQARLTQAALETLAVVAYRQPVSRSRVSAVRGVNCDGVMRTLLQRGLVEEAGTEPETGAILYRTTNYFLERMGLRGLDELPELAPFLPEAEAVEPDSLEGVPSFDPDAPDREDDDKTEV, from the coding sequence GTGAGCGACCTCAAGCCCGCCCTCGAAGCCGTCCTCATGGTGGTCGACGAGCCCGCCACCGAGGAGCACCTCGCCAAGGTCCTGGAGCGCGCCCCCGCCGAGGTGGCCGACGCCCTGCACGAGCTGGCCGAGGAGTACACCGCCCAGGGCCGCGGCTTCGAGCTGCGGCGGGTCGCCGGGGGCTGGCGCTACTACACCCGCCCCGCCTTCGCCCCGGCCGTCGAGGCCTTCGTCCTGGAGGGGCAGCAGGCGCGGCTCACCCAGGCGGCCCTGGAGACCCTCGCGGTCGTCGCCTACCGCCAGCCGGTCAGCCGTTCCCGGGTCTCCGCGGTCCGCGGAGTCAACTGCGACGGCGTGATGAGGACCCTCCTCCAGCGGGGTCTGGTGGAGGAGGCGGGCACGGAACCCGAAACAGGTGCGATCCTGTACAGGACGACGAACTACTTCCTGGAGCGGATGGGCCTGCGCGGCCTGGACGAACTCCCCGAGCTCGCCCCCTTCCTCCCCGAGGCCGAGGCGGTCGAGCCGGACTCGCTCGAAGGGGTTCCGTCGTTCGATCCGGATGCACCGGATCGTGAGGACGACGACAAGACGGAAGTTTGA
- a CDS encoding AAA family ATPase, with the protein MKRYGHGLVLGKFYPPHVGHHHLVRTARDRCERLTVLVCASSVESIPLEDRVAWMREVHPDVLVVGAVDDIPVDLQDPDVWAAHMAVFRAAVPERVDAVFTSEPYGEELGRRFGAASVLVDQERTRHPVSGTAVRADPAGCWDFLEAPVRAALTRRIVVLGAESTGTTTMAVALADHYRRRGGVWARTRYVPEYGREYSELKLAELRAERPGADWSEVTFRSSDFPVIAQRQAELEEEAARDGSPVLFCDTDAFATTIWHERYMGTTSRATGEIAALGRQHLWLLTDHRGVDFEDDGLRDGEHLRPWMTARFLTQLAHTGRRTAVLTGPHEERLAAAVAAVDALLAEGWHLADPLPERR; encoded by the coding sequence GTGAAGCGCTACGGCCACGGCCTCGTCCTCGGCAAGTTCTATCCGCCGCACGTCGGCCACCACCACCTCGTCCGCACCGCCCGCGACCGCTGCGAGCGCCTCACCGTCCTCGTCTGCGCCTCCTCCGTGGAGAGCATCCCCCTGGAGGACCGGGTCGCCTGGATGCGCGAGGTCCACCCCGACGTCCTCGTCGTCGGAGCCGTCGACGACATCCCCGTCGACCTCCAGGACCCCGACGTGTGGGCCGCCCACATGGCCGTCTTCCGGGCCGCCGTGCCCGAACGCGTCGACGCCGTCTTCACCTCGGAGCCGTACGGGGAGGAGCTCGGCCGCCGCTTCGGCGCCGCATCCGTCCTCGTCGACCAGGAGCGCACCCGCCACCCCGTCTCCGGCACCGCCGTCCGCGCGGACCCCGCCGGCTGCTGGGACTTCCTGGAAGCACCGGTGCGGGCCGCGCTCACCCGCCGGATCGTCGTCCTCGGCGCCGAGTCCACCGGCACCACCACCATGGCCGTCGCCCTCGCCGACCACTACCGGCGGCGCGGCGGCGTCTGGGCCCGCACCCGATACGTACCGGAGTACGGGCGCGAGTACAGCGAACTCAAACTCGCCGAACTCCGCGCCGAACGCCCCGGCGCCGACTGGTCCGAGGTCACCTTCCGCTCCTCCGACTTCCCCGTCATCGCCCAGCGTCAGGCCGAACTGGAGGAGGAGGCAGCCCGGGACGGCTCGCCCGTCCTCTTCTGCGACACCGACGCCTTCGCCACCACCATCTGGCACGAGCGCTACATGGGCACCACCAGCCGCGCCACCGGCGAGATCGCCGCCCTCGGCCGCCAGCACCTCTGGCTGCTCACCGACCACCGGGGCGTCGACTTCGAGGACGACGGACTGCGCGACGGGGAGCACCTGCGGCCCTGGATGACCGCCCGCTTCCTCACCCAGCTCGCCCACACCGGCCGCCGCACCGCCGTCCTCACCGGCCCCCACGAGGAGCGGCTCGCGGCCGCCGTCGCCGCCGTCGACGCGCTGCTCGCCGAGGGCTGGCACCTCGCCGACCCCCTGCCGGAGCGCCGATGA
- a CDS encoding ADP-ribosylglycohydrolase family protein, whose product MNLTRTATKQAATGSLIGLALGDALGRPTEFSDVPLIISWYGPWRQMALPENGRVTDDTQMTLAFARGIRTAMDRGVLAPLRLARPLREEYVDWFRSPENNRAPGNTCLAACRLLTTDVAWQDASQIHSKGCGANMRVAPIGLVPGLSEEQRAGAAQLQSGLTHGHPTALAASDLTARAVYLLAQGVDPTGLVGQLRSYAYENRSRYHEHWLGDLWTRSQDPSALHFVQRGWDECLAVLERLDAVQRTADPELDPCEYTGDGWIAEEALATGLLCFLLFPDEPLTALRRAACTRGDSDSIAALAGAFAGAHLGADAWPKEWAERVEYHSDLLTFGALWDA is encoded by the coding sequence ATGAACCTCACCCGCACCGCCACCAAGCAGGCCGCGACCGGCTCCCTGATCGGGCTGGCGCTCGGAGACGCGCTGGGCCGGCCCACGGAGTTCAGCGACGTGCCGCTCATCATCAGCTGGTACGGCCCCTGGCGGCAGATGGCCCTTCCCGAGAACGGCCGCGTCACCGACGACACCCAGATGACCCTCGCCTTCGCCCGTGGCATCCGCACCGCGATGGACCGGGGCGTACTCGCCCCGCTGCGGCTCGCCCGGCCGCTGCGGGAGGAGTACGTCGACTGGTTCCGCTCGCCGGAGAACAACCGGGCGCCCGGCAACACCTGCCTGGCCGCCTGCCGGCTCCTGACGACCGACGTCGCCTGGCAGGACGCCAGCCAGATCCACTCCAAGGGCTGCGGCGCCAACATGCGGGTCGCGCCCATCGGGCTCGTCCCCGGGCTGAGCGAGGAGCAGCGGGCGGGCGCCGCGCAGCTCCAGTCGGGCCTGACCCACGGTCACCCCACCGCGCTCGCCGCCTCCGACCTCACCGCCCGCGCGGTGTACCTGCTCGCGCAGGGCGTGGACCCGACCGGGCTCGTCGGACAGCTGCGCTCGTACGCCTACGAGAACCGCTCCCGCTACCACGAGCACTGGCTCGGCGACCTGTGGACCCGCTCCCAGGACCCCAGCGCCCTCCACTTCGTCCAGCGGGGCTGGGACGAGTGCCTGGCCGTCCTGGAGCGCCTGGACGCCGTCCAGCGCACGGCCGACCCGGAGCTCGACCCCTGCGAGTACACCGGCGACGGCTGGATCGCCGAGGAGGCCCTCGCGACCGGCCTCCTCTGCTTCCTGCTCTTCCCCGACGAGCCCCTCACCGCCCTGCGCCGCGCCGCCTGCACCCGCGGCGACTCCGACTCGATCGCCGCCCTCGCGGGCGCCTTCGCCGGCGCCCACCTCGGCGCGGACGCCTGGCCCAAGGAGTGGGCGGAGCGCGTCGAGTACCACAGCGACCTGCTGACCTTCGGCGCGCTCTGGGACGCTTGA
- a CDS encoding DNA polymerase beta superfamily protein, giving the protein MTPDELVREHTIYTCVMGSRAFGLATEDSDTDVRGVYLAPTPLFWHFDKPPAHVEGPGEDQFSWELERFCELALRNNPNVLECLHSPVVEHVDDWGRELLDLRGAFLSRRAHQTFVRYAVGQRRKLDADVRQYGRPRWKHAMHLLRLLTSCRDLLRTGELRIDVGEDRDRLLAVKRGEVSWPEVEAWMNRLQEEADRAHDTTPLAAAPDEPRIQDFLIRARRASALGVL; this is encoded by the coding sequence ATGACTCCGGACGAGCTGGTGCGCGAGCACACGATCTATACCTGCGTGATGGGCTCGCGTGCCTTCGGTCTGGCAACCGAGGACAGCGACACGGACGTGCGGGGCGTGTACCTCGCCCCGACGCCCCTCTTCTGGCACTTCGACAAGCCCCCGGCGCATGTGGAGGGGCCGGGCGAGGACCAGTTCAGCTGGGAGCTGGAGCGCTTCTGCGAACTCGCCCTGCGCAACAACCCGAACGTCCTGGAGTGCCTCCACTCCCCCGTGGTCGAGCACGTCGACGACTGGGGCCGTGAGCTCCTCGACCTGCGCGGGGCGTTCCTGTCCCGCCGGGCCCACCAGACCTTCGTCCGGTACGCCGTCGGCCAGCGCCGCAAGCTCGACGCGGACGTCCGCCAGTACGGCCGGCCGCGCTGGAAGCACGCCATGCACCTGCTGCGGCTCCTGACCAGCTGCCGCGACCTGCTGCGCACGGGCGAGCTCCGCATCGACGTCGGCGAGGACCGCGACCGCCTCCTCGCGGTCAAGCGCGGCGAGGTGTCCTGGCCGGAGGTCGAGGCCTGGATGAACCGCCTCCAGGAGGAGGCCGACCGGGCCCACGACACGACCCCTCTCGCCGCCGCCCCGGACGAGCCCCGCATCCAGGACTTCCTGATCCGCGCCCGCCGCGCCTCAGCGCTCGGCGTGCTCTAG
- a CDS encoding NUDIX domain-containing protein → MTDPRAPEGYDPYAFVPFAVTVDLAVLTVREERLHVLLVERGQEPYAGAWALPGGFVLPRESAERAARRELSEETGLSEATVAGLHLEQLRTYTEPDRDPRMRVVSVAFTALVPDPPEPRGGGDAAQARWIPYGTHGRLAFDHDRILADAHERVGAKLEYTCLATAFCPPEFTLGELRQVYETVWGVELDRPNFRRKVLTTPGFVQAVEGPPRLTGGRGKPAALYRAGEATTLHPPLLRPEGRPA, encoded by the coding sequence ATGACCGACCCCCGGGCCCCCGAGGGCTACGACCCGTACGCCTTCGTGCCCTTCGCCGTCACCGTCGACCTCGCCGTCCTCACCGTCCGCGAGGAACGCCTCCACGTCCTGCTCGTCGAGCGCGGCCAGGAGCCCTACGCCGGAGCCTGGGCCCTGCCCGGCGGATTCGTCCTGCCCCGGGAATCCGCCGAGCGGGCCGCCCGCCGCGAACTCTCCGAGGAGACCGGCCTCTCCGAGGCCACCGTCGCCGGCCTCCACCTCGAACAGCTCCGCACCTACACCGAACCCGACCGCGACCCGAGGATGCGGGTCGTCTCCGTCGCCTTCACCGCGCTCGTCCCCGACCCTCCCGAACCGCGCGGCGGCGGCGACGCGGCCCAGGCCCGCTGGATCCCGTACGGGACGCACGGCCGGCTCGCCTTCGACCACGACCGGATCCTCGCCGACGCCCACGAACGGGTCGGCGCCAAGCTCGAGTACACCTGCCTCGCGACCGCCTTCTGCCCGCCCGAGTTCACCCTCGGCGAGCTGCGGCAGGTCTACGAGACGGTCTGGGGCGTCGAACTCGACCGCCCCAACTTCCGGCGCAAGGTCCTCACCACGCCCGGCTTCGTCCAGGCCGTGGAAGGACCGCCGCGCCTCACCGGCGGACGGGGGAAACCGGCCGCTCTCTACCGGGCGGGCGAGGCCACCACCCTCCACCCGCCCCTCCTGCGACCGGAAGGACGCCCCGCATGA
- a CDS encoding Rieske (2Fe-2S) protein: MTSRPTARRTVLFATAALTMTTGCGSNDGGDGGTSTSAPAATEASPTASAAPSGGAPLARTSQIPVGGGMVFAKEKVVVTQPSAGEFKAFSAICTHQGCTVNKVADGTIDCPCHGSKYRVADGSVAAGPAPRPLPAEQIIVSGETITLA, from the coding sequence ATGACCTCACGCCCCACCGCACGCCGTACCGTCCTGTTCGCCACGGCGGCTCTGACGATGACGACGGGCTGCGGCTCGAACGACGGGGGCGACGGCGGTACGAGCACGAGCGCGCCGGCCGCCACCGAAGCGTCCCCGACCGCCTCGGCCGCTCCGAGCGGCGGGGCCCCGCTGGCCAGGACCTCCCAGATCCCGGTCGGCGGCGGCATGGTCTTCGCGAAGGAGAAGGTGGTCGTGACCCAGCCCTCGGCGGGCGAGTTCAAGGCGTTCTCCGCGATCTGCACGCATCAGGGCTGCACGGTGAACAAGGTCGCGGACGGCACGATCGACTGTCCCTGCCACGGCTCCAAGTACCGCGTCGCGGACGGCTCGGTGGCGGCGGGGCCGGCTCCCCGGCCGCTGCCGGCCGAGCAGATCATCGTCTCGGGAGAAACGATCACCCTGGCGTAA
- the ald gene encoding alanine dehydrogenase translates to MKVGIPREVKNNEFRVAITPAGVHELVRHGHQVFIEQNAGVGSSITDEEYVGAGAEILATADEVWATADLLLKVKEPIAEEYHRLRKDQTLFTYLHLAASRECTDALLESGTTAIAYETVETANRALPLLAPMSEVAGRLAPQVGAYHLMRSVGGRGVLPGGVPGTHAGEAVVIGGGVSGWNATQIAVGMGFHVTLLDRDINKLREADKIFGTKVKTIVSNAYELEKAVIEADLVIGAVLIPGAKAPKLVTNELVAKMKPGSVLVDIAIDQGGCFEDSHPTTHAEPTFQVHNSVFYCVANMPGAVPNTSTYALTNATLPYIVSLANNGWVEALRRDSALALGLNTHDGKVVYKEVAEAHGLEHVELSSLLA, encoded by the coding sequence ATGAAGGTCGGCATCCCCCGCGAGGTCAAGAACAACGAGTTCCGCGTGGCCATCACCCCCGCCGGTGTCCACGAGCTCGTCCGCCACGGCCACCAGGTCTTCATCGAGCAGAACGCCGGTGTCGGCTCCTCGATCACGGACGAGGAGTACGTCGGCGCCGGCGCCGAGATCCTCGCCACCGCCGACGAGGTCTGGGCCACCGCCGACCTGCTCCTCAAGGTCAAGGAGCCGATCGCGGAGGAGTACCACCGCCTCCGCAAGGACCAGACGCTCTTCACCTACCTGCACCTCGCCGCCTCCCGGGAGTGCACGGACGCGCTCCTGGAGTCCGGCACCACCGCCATCGCGTACGAGACGGTCGAGACCGCGAACCGCGCGCTCCCGCTGCTCGCCCCGATGTCCGAGGTCGCGGGCCGCCTGGCCCCGCAGGTCGGCGCCTACCACCTGATGCGCTCGGTCGGCGGCCGTGGCGTCCTCCCCGGCGGCGTCCCCGGCACCCACGCCGGCGAGGCCGTCGTCATCGGCGGCGGCGTCTCCGGCTGGAACGCCACGCAGATCGCCGTCGGCATGGGCTTCCACGTGACCCTGCTCGACCGTGACATCAACAAGCTCCGCGAGGCCGACAAGATCTTCGGCACCAAGGTGAAGACGATCGTCTCCAACGCCTACGAGCTGGAGAAGGCCGTCATCGAGGCCGACCTCGTCATCGGCGCCGTCCTCATCCCGGGCGCCAAGGCCCCGAAGCTGGTCACCAACGAGCTCGTCGCCAAGATGAAGCCCGGAAGTGTCCTTGTCGACATTGCGATCGACCAGGGCGGCTGCTTCGAGGACTCGCACCCGACCACCCACGCCGAGCCGACCTTCCAGGTCCACAACTCGGTCTTCTACTGCGTCGCGAACATGCCGGGCGCGGTCCCGAACACCTCCACCTACGCCCTCACCAACGCCACGCTGCCCTACATCGTGTCGCTGGCCAACAACGGCTGGGTCGAGGCGCTGCGCCGCGACTCCGCCCTCGCCCTGGGCCTCAACACCCATGACGGCAAGGTGGTTTACAAGGAGGTCGCCGAGGCGCACGGCCTCGAGCACGTCGAGCTGAGCAGCCTCCTGGCCTGA
- a CDS encoding ParA family protein, which produces MKTMDGLHVNATAGNEMGRESTHFAAYDEVPEGHFYDPDAEYEPDPEYAATLAPDAARQRRERIGPTGRPLPYFPIPGPLTDHGPAKIIAMCNQKGGVGKTTSTINLGAALAEYGRRVLLVDFDPQGALSVGLGVNPMELDLTVYNLLMERGMSADEVLLKTAVPNMDLLPSNIDLSAAEVQLVSEVARESTLQRALKPLMNDYDYIVIDCQPSLGLLTVNALTAAHKVIVPLECEFFALRGVALLTETIEKVQERLNPELELDGILATMYDSRTVHSREVLARVVEAFDDHVYHTVIGRTVRFPETTVAGEPITTYASNSVGAAAYRQLAREVLARCHAE; this is translated from the coding sequence ATGAAGACGATGGACGGCCTACACGTGAACGCCACGGCCGGCAACGAGATGGGCCGAGAGTCCACCCACTTCGCCGCCTACGACGAGGTGCCCGAGGGGCACTTCTACGACCCCGACGCCGAGTACGAGCCCGATCCGGAGTACGCGGCCACCCTCGCACCCGACGCTGCCCGCCAGCGCCGCGAGCGGATCGGCCCCACCGGACGGCCCCTGCCGTACTTCCCGATCCCGGGTCCCCTGACCGACCACGGACCCGCGAAGATCATCGCGATGTGCAACCAGAAGGGCGGCGTCGGCAAGACCACGTCGACCATCAACCTGGGCGCCGCGCTCGCCGAGTACGGACGACGGGTGCTGCTCGTCGACTTCGACCCGCAGGGAGCCCTGTCGGTCGGCCTCGGCGTGAACCCGATGGAGCTCGACCTCACCGTCTACAACCTGCTCATGGAGCGGGGCATGTCGGCGGACGAGGTGCTCCTCAAGACCGCCGTGCCCAACATGGACCTGCTGCCGAGCAACATCGACCTCTCGGCCGCCGAAGTCCAGCTGGTCAGCGAGGTCGCGCGCGAGTCCACGCTCCAGCGCGCCCTGAAGCCGCTGATGAACGACTACGACTACATCGTGATCGACTGTCAGCCCTCGCTCGGCCTGCTGACCGTGAACGCCCTGACGGCGGCTCACAAGGTCATCGTGCCGCTGGAATGCGAGTTCTTCGCGCTGCGCGGAGTCGCGCTGCTCACCGAGACCATCGAGAAGGTCCAGGAGCGGCTCAACCCCGAGCTGGAGCTCGACGGCATCCTCGCCACGATGTACGACTCCCGGACCGTGCACAGCCGTGAGGTCCTCGCGCGCGTCGTCGAGGCCTTCGACGACCACGTGTACCACACGGTCATCGGGCGGACCGTGCGCTTCCCGGAGACCACGGTCGCCGGCGAGCCCATCACCACCTACGCCTCCAACTCCGTGGGCGCCGCCGCCTACCGTCAGCTCGCCAGGGAGGTGCTCGCCCGGTGTCACGCCGAGTGA
- a CDS encoding DNA polymerase beta superfamily protein has product MTLTPDPDLSAVVAEQPDPLLFATVSGAHLYGFPSRDSDVDLRGAHLLPVDALIGLREPEETRSRMWDRDGVEMDLVTHDLRKFARLMLRRNGYVLEQLTSPLVAHTTQTHAELVSLVPELLTRHHAHHYRGFAGTQWRLFESSGELKPLLYTYRALLTGIHLMRSGEVQAHLPTLLGEVAEAPTRLPELVAAKTEAEHGRAEVDPEAVRAETEALHGVLDEAQAASGLPESVRVHDALHDLVVRARLEHAER; this is encoded by the coding sequence ATGACGCTCACCCCGGACCCGGACCTCTCCGCCGTCGTGGCGGAACAGCCCGACCCCCTGCTCTTCGCGACCGTCTCCGGCGCGCACCTGTACGGCTTCCCGTCCCGCGACTCGGACGTGGACCTCCGCGGGGCGCACCTGCTGCCCGTGGACGCCCTCATAGGCCTCCGCGAGCCGGAGGAGACCCGCAGCCGGATGTGGGACCGGGACGGCGTCGAGATGGACCTCGTCACGCACGACCTGCGGAAGTTCGCCCGGCTGATGCTGCGCCGCAACGGCTACGTCCTGGAGCAGCTCACCTCCCCGCTCGTCGCCCACACCACGCAGACCCACGCGGAACTGGTCTCGCTCGTGCCGGAGCTGCTCACCCGCCACCACGCCCACCACTACCGCGGCTTCGCCGGCACGCAGTGGCGGCTCTTCGAGAGCAGCGGCGAGCTCAAGCCGCTGCTCTACACCTACCGGGCGCTGCTCACCGGCATCCACCTGATGCGCTCGGGCGAGGTGCAGGCCCATCTGCCGACCCTGCTGGGGGAGGTGGCGGAGGCCCCCACCCGGCTGCCCGAGCTCGTCGCGGCGAAGACGGAGGCCGAGCACGGGCGGGCCGAGGTGGATCCCGAGGCCGTACGGGCCGAGACGGAGGCCCTGCACGGGGTCCTGGACGAGGCCCAGGCGGCCTCGGGGCTCCCGGAGTCGGTGCGCGTCCACGACGCGCTGCACGACCTCGTCGTACGGGCCCGGCTAGAGCACGCCGAGCGCTGA
- a CDS encoding pseudouridine synthase yields MRSSSGRNSSGNNGGSRGGNSGGRGGSSGGGRGGSGGARGGSGSGGGGGYRGGSGGGSSSGGGYRGGSGGGYRGGSGGGSQGGGGYQGGGGGRDDQKRPSNPRRPRPEERSYDVSGPSEAPKKGRGSAARGGAKGGPKAPQGGMPPRRGPHGQRQAPARSRELDAKIEQRNRERYEGRPEIKTPKTFPGAEQEGERLQKVLARAGMGSRRACEELIEQARVEVNGEIVLEQGKRVDPEKDEIKVDGLTVATQSYLFFALNKPAGVVSTMEDPDGRQCLGDYVTNRETRLFHVGRLDTETEGIILLTNHGELAHRLTHPKYGVKKTYLAAITGPLPREVGKRLKDGIQLEDGYAKADHFRVVEQTGKNYLVEVTLHEGRKHIVRRMLAEAGFPVEKLVRTAFGPIALGDQKSGWLRRLTNTEVGMLMKEVGM; encoded by the coding sequence ATGCGAAGCAGCAGCGGCAGGAACAGCAGCGGAAACAACGGCGGGAGCCGTGGTGGCAACAGCGGCGGCCGCGGCGGCAGCAGCGGTGGCGGCCGTGGTGGCAGCGGCGGCGCCCGCGGGGGCAGCGGCTCCGGCGGTGGCGGCGGCTACCGGGGTGGCAGCGGTGGCGGCAGCTCCAGTGGCGGCGGCTACCGGGGTGGCAGCGGCGGTGGCTACCGCGGCGGCTCCGGCGGTGGCTCCCAGGGTGGCGGCGGTTACCAGGGCGGCGGTGGCGGCCGTGACGACCAGAAGCGTCCGAGCAACCCGCGCCGGCCTCGCCCCGAAGAGCGCTCCTACGACGTGAGCGGCCCCTCCGAGGCGCCGAAGAAGGGACGCGGTTCCGCGGCCCGCGGAGGTGCCAAGGGCGGCCCCAAGGCCCCGCAGGGCGGCATGCCGCCCCGCCGCGGCCCGCACGGCCAGCGGCAGGCCCCGGCGCGCTCGCGCGAGCTCGACGCCAAGATCGAGCAGCGCAACCGGGAGCGGTACGAGGGCCGGCCCGAGATCAAGACCCCCAAGACCTTCCCCGGCGCCGAGCAGGAGGGCGAGCGGCTGCAGAAGGTCCTCGCCCGCGCCGGCATGGGCTCGCGCCGCGCCTGCGAGGAGCTCATCGAGCAGGCCCGCGTCGAGGTCAACGGCGAGATCGTCCTGGAGCAGGGCAAGCGCGTCGACCCGGAGAAGGACGAGATCAAGGTGGACGGCCTGACCGTCGCCACCCAGTCGTACCTCTTCTTCGCGCTGAACAAGCCGGCCGGCGTCGTCTCCACCATGGAGGACCCGGACGGCCGCCAGTGCCTCGGCGACTACGTCACCAACCGCGAGACCCGGCTCTTCCACGTCGGCCGGCTCGACACGGAGACCGAGGGCATCATCCTGCTCACCAACCACGGCGAGCTGGCCCACCGCCTCACGCACCCGAAGTACGGCGTGAAGAAGACCTATCTGGCCGCCATCACCGGCCCGCTGCCCCGCGAGGTCGGCAAGCGGCTCAAGGACGGCATCCAGTTGGAGGACGGCTACGCCAAGGCCGACCACTTCCGCGTGGTCGAGCAGACCGGCAAGAACTACCTGGTCGAGGTCACCCTGCACGAGGGCCGCAAGCACATCGTGCGCAGGATGCTCGCCGAGGCGGGCTTCCCGGTCGAGAAGCTGGTCCGCACCGCCTTCGGCCCGATCGCCCTGGGCGACCAGAAGTCGGGCTGGCTGCGCCGTCTGACCAACACCGAGGTCGGCATGCTGATGAAGGAAGTCGGCATGTAA